A section of the Ciona intestinalis chromosome 4, KH, whole genome shotgun sequence genome encodes:
- the LOC100183468 gene encoding transmembrane protein 47-like produces the protein MGKEVIIEISWLRPLKLIGLANLLCGIIVFIIAMILEDWVVSDENENFQFYMSLWKKCKKIPPPEVEREEGVEAEWECLEATALGVYMSVVQALIVIPFVASIISFIIGIVAYCKREWRFLYKIAAIILIIAAVAVLVGVILFPIMFINNLPFSAFFWFGWGYGVSWAAFCFILCAAVLFLISQDKKEIYHTQKTMKL, from the exons ATGGGGAAAGAGGTTATTATAGAAATATCGTGGCTTCGGCCGTTAAAACTTATTGGACTGGCAAACTTGCTCTGCGGGATCATTGTGTTTATAATTGCGATGATACTTGAGGATTGGGTTGTCAGCGATGAGAATGAAAACTTTCAATTTTACATGAGCCTGTGGAAGAAATGCAAGAAAATCCCACCGCCAGAGGTCGAAAGAGAGGAAGGCGTTGAAGCGGAATGGGAATGCCTAGAAGCAACTGCGCTTGGTG TTTACATGTCTGTGGTACAAGCATTGATCGTGATACCATTTGTTGCTTCTATTATTTCCTTTATCATTGGTATTGTGGCGTATTGCAAGCGCGAATGGAGATTTTTGTACAAGATTGCTGCAATCATCCTTATAATTGCTG CTGTGGCTGTCCTTGTTGGAGTAATCCTATTTCCAATCATGTTCATCAATAATCTTCCGTTCTCCGCATTCTTTTGGTTTGGGTGGGGTTATGGTGTCTCGTGGGCGgctttctgtttcatactatGTGCGGCCGTGCTCTTCCTTATAAGCCAAGACAAAAAGGAAATTTACCACACACAGAAAACCatgaaattataa
- the LOC104265643 gene encoding 2-oxoisovalerate dehydrogenase subunit alpha, mitochondrial-like, with protein sequence MLTIRVDGNDTLAVYNATRKARQIALEESRPVLIEAMTYRVGDHSTSDDSSTYRTAGELEYWTKTNNPVTRFERYITNERNCWSAEEDEKLSKDCSKRVIEAFTAAEKRLKPSPSLVFTDVYDELPVNLKKQQKQMREHVGAHSQHYPLKRHESL encoded by the exons ATGCTTACAATACGCGTGGATGGTAATGACACTTTGGCGGTGTACAACGCAACACGAAAGGCTCGTCAGATAGCCCTAGAAGAGAGCAGGCCTGTATTGATTGAGGCGATGACTTATAG AGTTGGTGATCATAGCACAAGCGATGACAGTTCAACATACAGAACAGCAGGGGAGCTTGAATACTGGACTAAAACCAATAACCCAGTCACCCGCTTTGAACGTTATATAACCAACGAACGTAACTGCTGGTCAGCAGAAGAAGACGAAAAGCTGTCAAAGGATTGTTCCAAACGG GTAATTGAGGCGTTCACTGCAGCAGAGAAGCGATTAAAACCATCGCCTTCTCTCGTGTTTACTGACGTATATGATGAACTACCTGTCAATTTGAAGAAACAGCAGAAACAAATGCGTGAACACGTCGGCGCACATAGCCAGCACTATCCTCTCAAACGACACGAGTCACTGTGA